agcagtaactaaaacatccttgtgttatcaacactgtttccagcacaaatccaaaacataaccccgtactagctactacgGAAAAAATTAACGTTATCCCAGTCAAAGCCAGCACGCACAGATAGGTGTCCAAAATAAAAGTTGGCATTGCTTTATGTAAGGTGTATTTAAAAGCCACTTTTGGTTATGCTAAAATAGCTTTATGTCTAGATAAAGCCTCAGTGGAgttaacatagaatcatagaatagttcgggttggaagggacctttacagtcatctagtccaacccccctgccgtgggcagggacatcttaactagatgaggttgctcagcgccctatccaacctgaccttgaatgtttccagggatggggcatctaccacctctctgggtaacctgcgCCAGTGTCTtgccaccctcatcataaaaaatttcttccttatatctggtctaaatctaccctcttttagtttaaaatccttgtccctgtcgcaacaggccctgctaaaaagtttgtcgccatctttcttataagccccctttaagtattgaaaggctgcaataaggtctccctggagccttctcttctccaggctgaataaccccaaccctctcagcctttctttataggagattATTGTGGACACTAGTGTAACACCAGAATTCAGACCTGTTAGTCTGCTTTGCAATTTCAGCAACGTTGAAAGCAAGCAGTTAATGATGCTGCAGTATCAGCTCAACCTAGAGAATTCTCCCACTTCAACACACTGTCGCAGCAGTTCAGATGAGTTTGATCCTCTGAAGAATGACACTATCTATGGTATTTTTAAGGCATCTAATAAGGAACATGACAACACATTTAATTTAGATCTCGTCTCATTAATGCTGGTTATTTAGACTCCTCCACAGAAAACATAGGATATTTTTCCAGACTCTGAGGACTTTGGCCACTTCTTCATAAATAATGAACCAGACACAATTCACTAAGGTGAGGAACTGCTCCTTTGTAAAATCCTTTATATAGGCATTAGTATGGGATGTGGTACGTGACCAGCATTTCAGCAGCACGGAAGTTGATGTTAGTTTACCAATGCCTCTATGCCGAGGAGGATTTGGAGGGGGGAGATGGCGAGGGGGGAgatggcgggggggaggcgggcgcGGTGCGCGGCGGAGCCTTCACGGGCGGCGGCGACCACAGTCTGCCTCGGGGTCATTTTCTCCCCTGGTACATTCCTAGCGGTTTTCAGGAATTAACAagccttttcattttcattcctttctaaaTTGTCCTAATTGCTGAGGGGATTTACCTGTGTTATTTGACGAACAGCGCACTGTGGTCAGCCTGAGGAAGTCTACAATGATTTAATCTCTGAAAACCATCTgaggtaaaaataaaactttcttatGTCATATAATTCTTATTGAAGGATCAGTTGTAAATGTCATAATAACAGTTTAAAAGGAAATGATCTTTTATGGTAAGCTAACAAAAACAGATTTAGGGTTGGTAACTACAAATGAATTACTTTAGGATGGTGTCGCTCACAAGTTGTGTCAGGACAGCATCAGATACTGGGTTTTCAGAACAAAACTGCATGAAGTCCCGCGGGTCTCACAATAACGTCTTGGAGGACCATCGCTCGGGGATTCCTCAGCTTTCAAAGTGACTGAGCACGTTTTCAGAGGCATAAGACATTCATTGTTCTCAACTGCCGTTCAGGTATCTCAGCATTTCAGTTTATTATGAATAATTTTGTCATCCCTCTTTAATTTGCTCATATTTCTAAAAGCTTTGGAATGTTACTGAGAGTACCGATAATAAAATCTTGAAGATGACTAACATGCAGCCTGATACATATTCTGTGACTCACACTGGCCAAAGTAAACCTCTGTTCAAACTAGTTTTCAGTTCAGATCTACTTAAGACATTGGAAATCTTTCAGTGATTATGGAAATGGCTCCAGTTCCTGCTCCATCTGTTcatgtgaaaaaaattacagctttcaACTAACTCATTTTCGCATATTATGTTaagaatctattaaaaaaatattcattggGGGGTGGAAGGGGGAACTATATCTAGACCAGGGGGGGCAAGAATGTACAAATCAAGGGACAGCCCATAGAAGCATTGCTCTCTTGTGCAAATAGTTGGACTCCATGTGTGCAGTACCACATAAATTGATTTACAGGTCCGCCTCAGTAGTGGTCTATGTAATTGATTCAGATCAGTGTTCAGCCTAGTTTTGCTTTGCCTCGTGAATCAGGAGCATTCTGAGTGTCTGTGACCACAGCTTTCCACCCTCCTGCATCAGTTAGCAtatactgtttattttccttgcttgctttgcaccccattctctgctgcttcttgaaTCTCCAGATCCTTCTCCTCTCAGGCTAATGGCTTCAGTTCTAATGTCAACCCTGTCTTCTGaagcctgtatttttctttggctAATTCTGAAATACCTGCATTTTTCTATAAGACagtatttcttcagctgaaacCTCTTTTTTGCTCCTCTGGAGTACGTGCAGATTTCTGTTTAACAGCAGCTGGCATGAGAGGCACTATCGTTAACAGTTTTAATGATCACTGAGAACATTTAGCTACTGTTTGAAAGTAAAGATCATTAGCAGCTTTCTAGCTGTCACTGCACTGTATTTGCAGCCAACAATTGCAGTTGCTTTCCACTTTTCTGTCTTGGACCAGCTCAACTTCTTTTGGCCAATGCTACTTGCTTCTTTATCACTTTGCAATCTCTTTGAACCTTGTTGGGAACTCTGAGCAACCCTGCTCTGGTCTAACTACATCAGAACTATACGGAGGGGGTATAACTGAACCATCTGATGTAATGCTTTTTTGTCTCCTTCATTTCTTCTGTCTGGCTCCCAATCTCTTTTGTCCCAGGAAAGAATATAGTTGCCACAAAGATGGAGCATACTGCTAAGGATAGTTTATGACTGACATTTTAGACAGCTAGGTACTTAACAcgcctttcatttgtttttacaaTCTTCACGCATTTCTGCAATAAATCGATCAAAAATTACTGTCCGAAGCTGTGGGAACTATCTCAATTAATGTACaaagaatatgtttttatttccagACAGATCTGAACTGGGAATGGGTGAAAGGAAGCAGCGCTGGCTtgtctgtgctgtgctgcttCCGCCCGGTGCAGGAGCAGAGGGTTGCTCGAGGCAGCGTTCCTGTTCCCATCGCAACCGGTTTGTTTACCTTCCGTGCTGTTCTGAGCCACCTCCTGGGATATTTAGTcgtacatttaaaaacaaactatgtGCTGCTGCGGTGGAGATTGAGGCTGGAAGACAGTTGGGAGCAACCCCCGCCAGTGAAGGGGAACTGAGGACGTGGTGCTTAGCCAGGGTTTGACCTTGGGAGCAGTATCAGCCAAGAGGTGTGTGAGGGAGAAGGGGGATTGTTTTAAGGGTACATGTGCTGGAGTGTGGGCAGAGCTGTGTGTTGCTGAGGAGCAGCTGTGTGCATGTGGGGTGAGGAGTGGTCTCAGGAACACTGGATGAGCATAGTGCAAGAATAGGAGAATTGATAATCAAACTGCTGTGACTTTGTGTATATTTTGGGCATTGGTTCCACCCTACATTGAACCAGTGCCCCCAGTATGCTTTGTTCTGCTTTAGCCCTTCCTAGGCTTTTCCATTTCCTATTTACCTGCTGTATTTCCTCCTTCAGCTTTTCaggtcctgttttcttttttttttccctcattaccattacatttcttttttacaaCCTAGAGTTCATCCACCTCTCCAGCCATATTCTTAAAAGGTGTTTTACTTCTCCAACCTGTGGGAGACTATTTATCTTTTATATTTGTTCACTTTTTCTCAATTTTCTGTGATTGTCCATTTAGTAATTCTGTCCTTCGTCACAGGTctccttttatttcccttcccttctccctcctatTGCAGACAGCCCATATTTTCCTCTCAGTTCCACTTTCaagcctctttctctctctcctcctagTATCCATTCCcaaattcttctgtttcttcattctcCCACTCCAAACTCTCTCCCCTACACCTTAGCAAAGTCTTGGGGAGCCTTGAGCAAGAAGTCTTTTCTTTTCATACCTGTGTCATTTTGCAGGTAAAAGGGGCAAGAATTTTTTGCACCCTTATGGACCTGTCTTCTCCTCTTCTTGCTTCTGCAGCCAAATATAATGCTATTCCTGTTTTCAGGTTCCACATTCCAAGAACTGACCTGCATTACATGCAGAAACTTTCCAAAAAACAATGGCCAGACTGTTGCAAGCTACACCCAAGTTTCATCCCTCAGAATGGGACATTGCAAACAAGATGCAGTGTGCCAGTACAGAGTCTCAGAAATCCAGGTCAGAGCGCATGATAGTTGAAAGTCGGAGGCTGCTGGATGAAATAGAAAAGACAACTCAGAAAACCCGAAGTGATGCCAACAAGAAAATAGGTAATCCCATGTGTTCTGCAAGTGTCAAGATTTGCTATTTGAGCTATATGTTTAGGACGGACTTAGAAAATTAGTGGATAGTGAATAGGAATATATGTCAATGCCATGCTCTCTGATCTcctggaaaaatggaaaatattttaaaaaatattttgaggcagattctttattttataacaaataaattatttctccAAAACACACAGAAAGCTATTCCACCAAACCTCCTGACACAGGGTTGCAAAACTGTCTCCACACATCAGCCTGCAGCACTAcatgcactccactgtggaataAGTCTATTTTTAGCCATATCCAAGATCTGACCCACAGTGCTCTGGCATATAAGATGGGCTTGCATTAATACCTGTTTGCAATTTTTGTTCTGCAGAACAGAGACGGGAAGAAATAAAATTCTGGAAGCAAGAATTAGATAACAAACTTGAACAAATTGTTCATGAGACAGAGGTACTGTTGACTTTCAGGACTAGGCTGGAGAAATCTTTGGAGAGCTGCAAAGAGCCACTCATCATTGCCCAGAAGTGTCTCCTGAACAGGTGAGATGATTAAGAAGAAAAGTattcagggagagaaaaaaaatctagataatGAACTtctaacaaataataaaaaaggctgcAAACTAAGGGTCTGCCTCTCTTTGCAGTGGAGTCACAGTCTGATTTAGGTGTTATAACACTGGGGAACCAAGGCCATAAAGGAAAAACTTCCCATGTGGCAAGGAAAAGCCTTCGATTTGGAAAGCTGGGCTTCATCATCTTCTGTTAGCTGCAGGCATTTGAACAATGTGGCTGatggcttttcctctttttgtttagGCAGAGGCGAGCTGGGATTGACTTGGTGCATGATGAAGTGGAACAGGAACTGGTGAAGGAAGCTGAAGTCCTCCAGGGGGTTATTGCTTTGCTGGGACGTACATTGGAACAAACCAATGAGCAAATCAGGTGCAGAGGCAAAGAGCGTAACTGAACACTGATTAGTTGAAAAGTAGGACAGCCATAATCCTGAGAAGTTGTAGGGTCAGGCTGAGCACAGGTCCAAAGTTACCTTCAGTGCTAAATAGTTACAGGAGGTCAGTCCTAATTCATATAATTCAATCTGTAATGATGAGAAGTTCTGTCTGTGAGAACTCGAAGTACTTGCACATGATCCCTTGTCTTCTCATGATCCAGCCCGGTGCCTTTAATTCCAATGGGAATTGTACTATCAATATATATGGAGGCAGCTTCATGCTCTAGATTTTGGGACTTTGCAACTAACAGTTCATACATGAAGAATTCTATAGCAACATTTGTATTACCTAATGCATCTATGCATGCATGTTAGGGACACCTGTGAGTGCCTGCACTTTGGCTTAGAGTCCGGTTGTTTCTCCTCCTAGATTAAACCGTTCAGCAAAATACAACCTGGAGATGGATCTGAAGGACAAGTTCACAGCTTTGATGATTGATGATTACTGTGCTAGCTTGACAAACAACACTCCTGATATCAGATATGCTGATAATGCAGTGAAAATAGAAGGAAAGTAAGTGGTTATTTAGTTTAATGAATGTATTATAATTATACAGCTAGTATGAGCTGTTCCAGTAGTAGCAAGATTAAAGTAATTTTGTGTAAAACAGACTATATCTGTCCATCATCTGCCTGTTGTAGATTGTTTTTTATACTTGTTCatcattttagtatttgtgtAGTATGCCTGTGAAATAAGCCACAATAATCTTGTTCCCAGTGAACTGCAGTTTACTAAAGGCTTTTGAGGCTCACAGTTAGCTAAGGAAAAATTTCACACATTGCTTAAACCCAGAATAGATTTACTAATCTaacttcctctcctctcccagggtGTCCTAGTGAGCAGAACGCTGGACTGGCACACATGAGGCGTGGAGTCAGTTTCTGACTCAGTCATTATCCTGTCAAATGTGCCGCTTCTGTGTGAGTGAGTTAGTATGAATGGTTTAGATGGAGAAATAGCTACCAcagaaaaacaggctgaaaagAGGAAACATACTGAGAAAGCAGCATGTGTGAGACAGTCTCCCAAGGACACTATTGGCTCTGTGAGAACTGACAAACTTGGAACACCAAGAGACTGACAGCTCTTGCTGCTAGCACATTAGCTTGTATCAACAATAGGTTGTATAACTCAGACCACACCCAGAAAGGTATTGGATGCTATATGCAAATGACAATTACAGCTTTATATATCCACCCCATGAAACAAGGAACCCTCTGAGGAACTTTCCAAACCCCTGCCTGCAAGCCACTGGGGCACAAGTATGACCCTCTAATTCTGGGGATATAGTTGGGGTTTGGCTTCCCAACTATTGCTCCAACCAGATACTATAGGTGACTGTCTTATAGGTGGTGAACTGTGTGAGAGAATAAATGAATGTTTTGTGTGAATAGTTACCTGCTATTAATAGTAACAGCTGAATTATATTAGTAATAAGAGCTTAATTAATGAAAGGTGTTCTAAGAAATATTGGTTATCATCTGTGTTTCCCCCACAACAACTTAATCCTTTATCAGGGAAAGGAAGGTTGTAACAAAGTCGCTCTGTGACTTTAGCAAATTAGTTTCCATCCTACCCTTGTCTACTTTGTTCTGAAATGTTTGCGACAGAGAGtgtctttattttgcatctgTGGAATTCCCAGCACAACTGGCACTCACTGGGATGTGCAGTTAATAGTACTGCTTTGTTCTCAGTTTTGTGGAGTAATTATAGATTTATGAAGTCACAGAGGGCCTGATGCTGCCAACTGATGACCTTTTATTTTGAATCTCTTTCAGTTTTGTTAGCCCTGAAGACTGGATAGATTTCTCAAACATAAATGTTGAAAAGGCTGACAAGCAGCGAAACAATTCTTTGGCACTGAGGGCGCTGATTGATGGCATCCTCTCACAGACAGCGAATGACATGCGCAAACAATGTGAGATAGTGAATGACGCGTTTAGAAATAGGGTGAAGGAAGTCAAGGATGCCAAGCACAAGCTAGAGACACTCCTTGCGACGGTAAGTGGTAGGGGACAGTCAGCAAAAAGTGGAAACAATGGGCTTGGGTTATCTACCAGTTTTCTCAATCCAGTGGCTTGAACTACTTTGCTTTAAGAATTTTACCTTTGCAATATTGGCAACCCCTGCCACATTTTCCTTACTGTTCCCCTCACGCAAAGTCatcttagattttattttctcagctctGTGTGCACCACTACAGAGGTAAATTTCTGGAATCACTCAATGTAAGTGTTGCTATAGACATCAGTAAAGTCAGGATTTCCCTTGTGATTTCCCTACATGGGGATCCTATAGAATTTTCATGATTGTGATATAGGAGcctaataatttataaaaacaggGTCAAAGTGCTCGAAATTTGATACAGGAAAACTGAGGgttaatgttaaaaattaattgctGAGCGTAAATCTCCAGTTTCACTCAGAACAGTGTCACCTGCTTTCCAGTGAAGGAATCTTAATCCTGGCTGACCTTTGTAAAATATCTTTTGATGAAATAACATCTTAACATAATGAGTGTTACTGTGATTGTTATTACTATAACTGTTAAAGATGATGTTGATGATTTCACCCATTGTAAGAGACAGTGTGCAGCACTTCCTTCTGTTGGATTTGTTAAGGTGATGGATGAGACTGCCTCACAGGAGAAGAACATTGCAGCCTTAAAGAAAGCAATCACTGATAAAGAAGGACCTGTTAAAGTGGCTCAAACCCGCTTGGAAGCAAGAAGCCATCGCCCCAATGTGGAGTTGTGTTATGACACAGTGCAATACAAGCTGATTAGTGAAGTTCAAGAGATtacaaaaaatattcaaaggcaAGTGGAAATTATGAAAGAGGGGAAAATCTGTGGTATAGATTACTGGGTTAATTTAATTTAAGTAACATTGGGTCCCAGCTCTTCTCCCGGAAAGGTTGGGAATTGCTTTTCCCTTAAGGGCAGGACACTTTAAGGGAAGCTGCATGGATATTGTCTCTCTGTGAATCCCGTTCCATCTTTTTTTTCGCTCAGAATTCTTATCGCATATCAAAAAAACCTATCCATGTGTTTTCAACTGATGTCTGTCTGTATTTTCCCTGTTAGATTAAAggacacactggcacaggctgaGACAGAGCTGAAAGGTCTGAACCGCCGACAGCTTTCCTTGGAGGAGGAGATCCAGGTCAAGGAGAATACATTGTACATTGATGAAGTGCTCTGCATGCAGATGAGAGAGTCTGTTTACATTAACAACTTCTGAAGCCATCATACCGGGAGATTGTGTATGCTCCAAAGAGCCAGCTCTTGCTGAAATCTTATTGACAAACCTCCAGATTTATTGCTTTGGCTCAATGCTGTCCTAGTTCTAGTTGTGCAAGGTAATTAAAACAGACCTAGTACTTACAGCTATCTGTTTCACAGCTATCTATGCTCTAGAACGCCTGATGAAATCTCCCACTTGGCAATAAGATTCCAGAATAAGAAGAAATGTCCCTTCTTTCATGTTATTTATCTCTTGTGCAACCAATATTCTTTGCTGTTGAAAGGTCTAGAAGCTGTGGAAGCTAGAGCAGGAGTCGCCTCGTAAGTCACTTGTTGGAAAGCTGGGCAAGTGGGAGGGGTGACTCTCAGGACTAGCCATGGTATGTTTTGTTGTTAACATCCGCGTTAAGAACTAGGCACAGGATGTATATCAAACTTAACAGGAGGTAGGGACGGGTGATACACTGGATAGTGCATCTGACTGCATCTGAGTCAAGATCAAGCCAAGACTGACTTTGGGCTAATCACTTCTTTACCCCATGTCTCAGTTTCCCTATTTGTAAAATGGAAACAATGAGATGGGCTTCATTGGTAAGGTGTTTGAAGCTCTACGATGAGAAGTGCTAAAGAAAGAGAAGGGCCTTATTTTTACTAGAGATGCCTCTAAGGGTGGAAAAGGGCTCACTGCTTCCTTTGGTTCtggcaaggaaaaacaaagcaaagttaaGAATAAATGATGCTGGAGACATAGGAGGCTAGTTCCCAAGTCCAACATTTTAATGCATGGGGTGTAAAATTGTCCCTTGCCTCTCTCTTGCTGCAATGGTATCTCCCTTTCAGAGGCACTGCTGTCAAGATTCAAATCCCTTACTAATGCCCTCCAAAGGATCCGTTCATTGCTTGCATATATCACTGGGTGTTCTTCTCTCGCCCTGTGGTTTACACCATTGGGTAGGTTATGACAAAATAATTAAGCTCCGAGTCAATCAGGTGTCTGAACTTCCTGTAAATATCGCATAACAGCCGATCCTCCTCACTGGTGTCTTGTCGGGCTGTGTAAATCCTGACCTGTATGCATGAATGACAATCATGTCTTTCAGATAAGTGGAGCAGGCTCAGCCCATTAAAGCTCACGACAAGAAGCCTTTGTGACTAATGAGGAATCTAGAGAAGCCAAATTCCTTGGCTTTGAGTAAAATCTTGAGGTTTTACTCTGTTTTCACTCCAAACTGACTGAAAACATCATCTCCTGCCAAAGAATTTTTGGGAAGAGCAAGGTTCCTTTTACCCCCAGAACTGATGCATCCCTGGGATCTGCACAGATCTGGGATAATCTACTGAATTCAGAATCTACCATGCAAAGTAGCATAACTGCATGGTTTACACCAGCTACAGCTGTGGTCTTGCCCCAGTTGAACACAGCATCCCTAAAGAGTGAGATGCATTTATATCATTTTGCAGTTTAGTGGGATTCAACCCACATGCCTCAATTTAAGCATAGACGTAAACactggggctgggaggtgacTGAAAATCCCTAGCTTGAACTAGAGGTGGCAGAAGGAACCCCAGTCTACGAAGGACTTGTGGAATTGTTGGGGCTTGTTTTTAAACCTCTATAGTATTCTGTACATGGCTAAGTAGGTTGGAAAGCCCCATTTCTGAGAGAGGTTCTCAGGCTCCTTATCATACTAAAACATAATATAGGGAAGGTAGTTATGTTAACATTTCCATAAGTGACCTTTCTGTGGGCATGGGGACCTCACCTTTCTCTGGGTAttggagagaggaagggaatggGAGTTTTGAAGCACAAAAAGTCTTACCTTTATGGTAgtcaaaatgcatttcctttctgCACGGTTTTGTAGCAGCCTCTCCATAAAGGTGACATTTAGAAATGCCCAGACTTTCAGAAATAACAACCTCTTGCATGATAAGATGAGCTGTAGCAGCTCATCATCCAGCAGCTCATGGTCATTGTTTAATTCAAGTGttaattccttgaaaaaaatgaacagttaGTACTACTGAACAGAGCTTGTGAGCGCAGTAACTATAATTCAACAAACAAGTTTCCCAATTTTACCAACAGAAGTGACTGTTGGTAAAACAGTGTCAGCAGATCAATTTTGTACCTTGACATTAGCAGAGAATCAGTTTTGTATTATGACAACAGTATATGTTACAGTAATCTTCACTCTCATGTTAAGATGGGGGGAGTCCCTTGTGATTTACATACCATCCTAAGAGATAGACAACTTCTATTACCATTAGAAGATGCTACACCCACAGCTCGTGCCATGATCTTATTTGACATATTGGAAATTATCCCAGATACGAGAGTAGATCCAAAGACAATTTCTAGAAAGCTTTACAGCTCTCTGATGTTTATTGAAAACTCTGCAATGCAACAGAACTTAAAGAAAGCTGTCAGCAACTGTTATGTATAAGGCCGTGTGCTTCCCTCAGGCATGCGAAAACCTGATGCTCATTTACACGGGTCAGCTGTTGCACACCTTTGGTGACACATCCTTGTGACACCAAAGTGCTTTGACATG
This is a stretch of genomic DNA from Calonectris borealis chromosome 19, bCalBor7.hap1.2, whole genome shotgun sequence. It encodes these proteins:
- the TEKT1 gene encoding tektin-1; its protein translation is MARLLQATPKFHPSEWDIANKMQCASTESQKSRSERMIVESRRLLDEIEKTTQKTRSDANKKIEQRREEIKFWKQELDNKLEQIVHETEVLLTFRTRLEKSLESCKEPLIIAQKCLLNRQRRAGIDLVHDEVEQELVKEAEVLQGVIALLGRTLEQTNEQIRLNRSAKYNLEMDLKDKFTALMIDDYCASLTNNTPDIRYADNAVKIEGNFVSPEDWIDFSNINVEKADKQRNNSLALRALIDGILSQTANDMRKQCEIVNDAFRNRVKEVKDAKHKLETLLATVMDETASQEKNIAALKKAITDKEGPVKVAQTRLEARSHRPNVELCYDTVQYKLISEVQEITKNIQRLKDTLAQAETELKGLNRRQLSLEEEIQVKENTLYIDEVLCMQMRESVYINNF